A genomic segment from Rhodospirillum centenum SW encodes:
- a CDS encoding S9 family peptidase, whose amino-acid sequence MTARSRSGQTPSGRPAGNRPTGGVPAPGAASRALIGAALGLALLALPATGASAASAATTKDAKTVAFKQSSFGPPPVAKVAPTTLEKHGDVRVDDYFWMRDPDYPTVDDEAILAQLKAENAYIDQVLGGEETGLRKSLFDEMLARIKQDDTGVPYREGDWEYQSRFETGKQYPIFVRRPWGKTDAPFATILDVNELAGRTGYTRVGAFAPSPDGRYLAFAEDDDGSIRFTVRIKDLQTGKFLPDLTETSSASLAWSADGKYLFYNLQDENIRPKKILRHTLGEAPGNDVVVHEEPDGPWTVGIGRTLSGELLVIYSDNNATNEVRLLPADRPEAKPTLFVERKPFVETYVTNQGDTLWIRTNDTHRNFRLVKAPAADPRKENWVEVLPGDDHVYLTDVIAFKDWLVIFDKLDGQDRVRVRDAQGNEHTVAFPDAAFTVGAGANEHYETGTLRLSYQSLVTPPTTYDYDMKARTLTVRKVQEIPSGYDASLYTSERLMAPARDGRTMIPVSIVYRKDRPTDGSAPLHVYGYGSYGYGTDPTFSPSRLSLLDRGFAFAILHVRGGDDLGRGWYEDGKLEHKVNTFTDFIDATQFLVKKGYARAGNVSLSGGSAGGLLVGAVMNMAPEGLYGAAVAHVPFVDVVTTMLDDSLPLTAGEYDEWGNPNEKDAYFRMKSYSPYDNVTARAYPHTLITAGIADSQVTYWEPAKWAALLRARKTDDNVLLSYTNLGAGHGGASGRFDKLKEVALSTAFLLRAHGVQ is encoded by the coding sequence ATGACGGCACGTTCCAGATCCGGCCAGACCCCATCCGGCCGGCCGGCCGGCAATCGCCCGACCGGCGGCGTCCCCGCTCCGGGGGCCGCGTCCCGGGCCCTGATCGGGGCCGCCCTCGGGCTGGCCCTGCTGGCGCTGCCGGCGACGGGCGCCTCCGCCGCTTCCGCCGCGACAACCAAGGATGCCAAGACCGTGGCCTTCAAGCAGAGCAGTTTCGGTCCGCCGCCGGTGGCGAAGGTCGCCCCGACCACGCTTGAGAAGCATGGCGACGTGCGGGTGGACGACTATTTCTGGATGCGCGACCCTGACTATCCGACCGTGGACGACGAGGCGATCCTGGCCCAGCTGAAGGCCGAGAACGCCTATATCGACCAGGTGCTGGGCGGCGAGGAGACGGGCCTGCGCAAGTCGCTGTTCGACGAGATGCTGGCCCGCATCAAGCAGGACGACACCGGCGTCCCCTACCGCGAGGGCGACTGGGAGTACCAGTCCCGTTTCGAGACGGGCAAGCAGTACCCGATCTTCGTCCGCCGCCCCTGGGGGAAGACCGACGCCCCCTTCGCCACCATCCTGGACGTGAACGAGCTGGCCGGGCGCACCGGCTACACCCGGGTCGGCGCCTTCGCCCCCAGCCCGGACGGCCGCTATCTCGCCTTCGCCGAGGACGATGACGGCTCGATCCGCTTCACCGTCCGCATCAAGGACCTTCAGACGGGCAAGTTCCTGCCCGACCTGACGGAGACGAGCAGCGCCTCCCTGGCCTGGTCGGCCGACGGCAAGTACCTGTTCTACAACCTTCAGGACGAGAACATCCGGCCGAAGAAGATCCTGCGCCACACCCTGGGCGAGGCGCCCGGCAACGACGTGGTGGTGCATGAGGAACCGGACGGGCCCTGGACCGTGGGCATCGGCCGCACCCTGTCGGGCGAACTCCTCGTCATCTATTCCGACAACAATGCCACCAACGAGGTGCGGCTGCTGCCGGCCGACAGGCCGGAGGCGAAGCCGACCCTGTTCGTGGAGCGCAAGCCCTTCGTCGAGACCTATGTCACAAACCAGGGCGACACGCTCTGGATCCGCACCAACGACACGCACCGGAACTTCCGGCTGGTCAAGGCGCCCGCCGCCGACCCGCGCAAGGAGAACTGGGTCGAGGTCCTCCCCGGCGACGACCACGTCTATCTGACCGATGTCATCGCCTTCAAGGACTGGCTGGTCATCTTCGACAAGCTGGACGGCCAGGACCGGGTGCGGGTGCGCGATGCCCAGGGCAACGAGCACACGGTCGCCTTCCCCGACGCCGCCTTCACCGTGGGCGCGGGCGCCAACGAGCATTACGAGACCGGCACGCTGCGCCTGTCCTACCAGTCGCTGGTGACGCCGCCCACCACCTACGACTACGACATGAAGGCCCGCACCCTGACCGTGCGCAAGGTGCAGGAGATCCCCAGCGGCTACGACGCCAGTCTCTACACCAGCGAGCGGCTGATGGCCCCGGCCCGCGACGGCCGGACCATGATCCCGGTCAGCATCGTCTACCGCAAGGACCGGCCGACCGACGGTTCGGCGCCGCTGCATGTCTACGGCTACGGCTCCTACGGCTACGGCACCGACCCGACCTTCTCCCCCAGCCGGCTGTCGCTGCTGGACCGCGGCTTCGCCTTCGCCATCCTGCATGTGCGCGGCGGCGACGATCTCGGCCGCGGCTGGTACGAGGACGGCAAGCTGGAGCACAAGGTCAACACCTTCACCGACTTCATCGACGCCACGCAGTTCCTGGTGAAGAAGGGCTATGCCCGGGCGGGCAATGTCAGCCTGTCCGGCGGCTCGGCCGGCGGCCTGCTGGTCGGGGCGGTGATGAACATGGCGCCGGAAGGGCTGTACGGGGCCGCGGTCGCCCATGTGCCCTTCGTGGACGTCGTCACCACCATGCTGGACGACAGCCTGCCGCTGACCGCGGGCGAATATGACGAGTGGGGAAATCCCAACGAGAAGGACGCCTATTTCCGGATGAAGTCGTACAGCCCCTACGACAACGTCACGGCCCGCGCCTATCCGCACACGCTGATCACGGCGGGCATCGCCGACAGCCAGGTGACCTACTGGGAACCGGCGAAGTGGGCGGCGCTGCTGCGGGCCAGGAAGACGGACGACAACGTGCTGCTCTCCTACACCAACCTGGGCGCCGGGCACGGCGGCGCCTCGGGCCGGTTCGACAAGCTGAAGGAGGTGGCGCTGTCCACCGCCTTCCTGCTGCGGGCGCACGGGGTGCAGTAA
- a CDS encoding type II toxin-antitoxin system RelE/ParE family toxin produces MGRRVFLSPAAVRDLQYIRDWYTQAGAGPRAKATVTRILRGIRDLARTPFLWPLRGGSDGTRQAVVAGHVILYRVSGDQAAPAGDVEVVRIRGPGQDHPEVPRPERGHE; encoded by the coding sequence ATGGGCCGGAGGGTCTTCCTCTCCCCCGCGGCGGTCCGCGATCTTCAATACATCAGGGACTGGTATACCCAGGCGGGCGCCGGACCGCGCGCGAAGGCGACGGTCACCCGTATCCTGCGAGGTATCCGCGATCTTGCCCGCACCCCGTTTCTCTGGCCGCTGCGCGGCGGGAGCGACGGCACTCGCCAAGCCGTGGTCGCCGGGCATGTCATCCTCTATCGCGTCAGCGGCGATCAGGCCGCCCCTGCCGGCGACGTGGAGGTGGTCCGCATCCGCGGGCCGGGCCAGGACCATCCGGAGGTCCCGCGACCGGAGCGCGGGCATGAGTGA
- a CDS encoding FAD-dependent oxidoreductase: MSDLRLSFGLGFGDLYDRDGLVRIDKAFLTHLGEADAALRDRLLAGRADPAALDAKVESELLIALGPHLEDFLARLFGIEGAVRELQARHHDLAPLYTAKRLFVQRRAAKAARPEEAAALDGDALRAVLGLAEEPGTPAFELAFATAVQAWEADEAANADRLDAALKYGAWALYAPAGRALHGAGVLFQVPARTDPMHLVHPETVEVDGVTMLQLPWTQRRHREGFALTDQGTDLLGALDEANYCIWCHNQGKDSCSKGLRDRKSGEFQKSAFGVPLAGCPLEERISEFHTLKAGGAPLGALAMIAVDNPLCAATGHRICNDCMKSCIYQRQEPVDIPQAETRTLKDVLSLPWGFEIYGLLTRWNPLNLRRPLPRPESGYKVLVVGLGPAGFNLSHHLLNDGHTVVAVDGLKIEPLRPEVSGVDALGRRVPFQPIRDIADLREPLGGRVMAGFGGVAEYGITVRWDKNFLKVVRLLLERRAAFAMIGGVRFGGTLTIDDAFEAGFDHIALCMGAGRPTVIPMKNGLARGVRQASDFLMALQLTGAARPDSLANLEVRLPIVVIGGGLTAIDTATESLAYYPVQVEKFLSRYEVLARELGEERLRAGWSEEERLTADEFIAHARALRAEREVAAREGRTPAVQRLLADWGGATLAYRRRMVDAPSYTLNHEEIEKGFEEGIRFVENATPKAVETDRFGHAAGLTVALADGTEKTLPARTVLVAAGTQPNTVLAREDGRILLDGRYFRALDEDGNPATPERLSKPGAVHVLMHRHGDGRGVSFFGDLHPSFAGNVVKAMGGAKQGYPVVSRILSRRPPAPVEGAVGGTPAGAIIGRMNADLRAVVERVERLTPTIIEVVVRAPRAARRFQPGQFYRLQNFEMLSDRAKGTTLAMEGLALTGAWVDKEKGLLATIVLEMGGSSDLCCLLKPGTPVILMGPTGEPTEIPEGETLCLVGGGLGNAVLFSIGQAARAKGNRVVYFAGYKKLIDRYKVEQIEAAADEVIWCSDEAPGFAPTRPQDRSFVGNIVQAMVSYASGALGAPGVPLDRVDRIVAIGSDRMMAAVAMARHGALAPYLKPVHAAIGSINSPMQCMMKEICAQCLQLHKDPETGEETVVFSCFNQDQSLDRVDWGVLRERLGQNAVQEKLTVAWIDWCLETGPWARAAAE, encoded by the coding sequence ATGAGCGACCTGCGACTTTCCTTCGGTCTCGGCTTCGGCGACCTCTACGACCGCGACGGTCTGGTACGGATCGACAAGGCGTTCCTGACCCATCTGGGCGAGGCGGATGCGGCCCTGCGCGACCGCCTGCTGGCCGGCCGGGCCGATCCCGCCGCCCTGGACGCCAAGGTCGAGAGCGAGCTGCTGATCGCGCTGGGTCCGCACCTGGAGGATTTCCTCGCCCGCCTGTTCGGCATCGAGGGCGCCGTGCGGGAGCTTCAGGCCCGGCACCACGATCTGGCCCCGCTCTATACCGCCAAGCGGCTGTTCGTGCAGCGCCGCGCCGCCAAGGCCGCCCGCCCGGAGGAGGCGGCAGCCCTGGACGGTGACGCCCTGCGCGCCGTCCTGGGGCTGGCGGAGGAGCCCGGCACCCCGGCCTTCGAGCTGGCCTTCGCCACCGCCGTGCAGGCCTGGGAGGCCGACGAGGCGGCCAACGCCGACCGGCTGGACGCCGCACTGAAGTACGGCGCCTGGGCGCTGTACGCCCCGGCCGGCCGGGCGCTCCACGGGGCCGGCGTGCTGTTCCAGGTCCCCGCCAGGACCGACCCGATGCATCTGGTCCATCCCGAGACGGTCGAGGTGGACGGCGTCACCATGCTGCAGCTTCCCTGGACACAGCGGCGGCACCGCGAAGGCTTCGCCCTGACCGACCAGGGTACCGACCTGCTGGGGGCGCTGGACGAGGCCAACTACTGCATCTGGTGCCACAACCAGGGCAAGGACAGCTGCTCCAAGGGCCTGCGCGACCGCAAGTCGGGCGAGTTCCAGAAGTCCGCCTTCGGCGTGCCGCTGGCCGGCTGCCCGCTGGAGGAGCGGATCAGCGAGTTCCACACGCTGAAGGCCGGCGGGGCGCCGCTGGGGGCGCTGGCGATGATCGCGGTGGACAACCCGCTGTGCGCCGCCACCGGCCACCGCATCTGCAACGACTGCATGAAGTCGTGCATCTACCAGCGGCAGGAGCCGGTGGACATCCCGCAGGCCGAGACGCGCACCCTGAAGGACGTGCTGTCGCTGCCCTGGGGCTTCGAGATCTACGGGCTGCTGACCCGCTGGAACCCGTTGAACCTGCGCCGTCCGCTGCCGCGGCCGGAGAGCGGGTACAAGGTGCTGGTCGTGGGGCTGGGTCCGGCCGGCTTCAACCTGTCGCACCACCTGCTGAACGACGGCCACACCGTCGTCGCCGTGGACGGGCTGAAGATCGAGCCGCTGCGGCCGGAGGTGTCCGGCGTGGACGCGCTGGGCCGCCGCGTGCCGTTCCAGCCGATCCGCGACATCGCCGACCTGCGCGAGCCGCTGGGCGGGCGCGTCATGGCCGGCTTCGGCGGCGTGGCCGAGTACGGCATCACCGTCCGCTGGGACAAGAACTTCCTGAAGGTCGTGCGCCTGCTGCTGGAGCGGCGGGCCGCCTTCGCCATGATCGGCGGCGTCCGCTTCGGCGGCACGCTGACCATCGACGACGCTTTCGAAGCCGGCTTCGACCACATCGCGCTGTGCATGGGGGCCGGCCGGCCGACCGTGATCCCGATGAAGAACGGGCTGGCCCGCGGCGTGCGGCAGGCCAGCGACTTCCTGATGGCGTTGCAGCTCACCGGGGCGGCGCGGCCCGACAGTCTGGCGAACCTGGAGGTGCGGCTGCCCATCGTGGTGATCGGCGGCGGCCTGACCGCCATCGACACGGCGACGGAGAGCCTGGCCTACTATCCGGTGCAGGTGGAGAAGTTCCTCTCCCGGTACGAGGTGCTGGCGCGCGAGCTGGGCGAGGAGCGCCTGCGCGCGGGCTGGAGCGAGGAGGAGCGGCTGACGGCGGACGAGTTCATCGCCCATGCCCGCGCCCTCCGCGCGGAGCGGGAGGTGGCGGCGCGCGAGGGGCGCACCCCCGCCGTGCAGCGCCTGCTGGCGGACTGGGGCGGCGCCACCCTGGCCTACCGCCGCCGCATGGTGGACGCGCCGAGCTACACCCTGAACCACGAGGAGATCGAGAAGGGCTTCGAGGAGGGCATCCGCTTCGTCGAGAACGCCACACCCAAGGCCGTGGAGACCGACCGGTTCGGCCATGCCGCCGGGCTGACCGTGGCGCTGGCCGACGGCACGGAGAAGACCCTGCCCGCCCGCACCGTGCTGGTCGCCGCCGGCACCCAGCCGAACACCGTGCTGGCCCGCGAGGACGGGCGCATCCTGCTGGACGGCAGGTACTTCCGCGCCCTGGACGAGGACGGCAACCCGGCCACGCCGGAGCGGCTGTCGAAGCCGGGGGCGGTGCATGTGCTGATGCACCGGCACGGGGACGGCCGCGGCGTCAGCTTCTTCGGCGACCTGCATCCGAGCTTCGCCGGCAATGTGGTGAAGGCCATGGGCGGGGCCAAGCAGGGCTATCCCGTGGTCAGCCGCATCCTCTCCCGCCGTCCGCCCGCCCCGGTCGAGGGCGCTGTGGGTGGCACGCCCGCCGGCGCCATCATCGGGCGCATGAACGCCGACCTGCGCGCCGTGGTCGAGCGGGTGGAGCGGCTGACGCCCACCATCATCGAGGTCGTGGTGCGCGCCCCGCGCGCCGCGCGCCGCTTCCAGCCCGGCCAGTTCTACCGCCTGCAGAACTTCGAGATGCTGTCCGACCGGGCCAAGGGCACGACCCTGGCGATGGAGGGGCTGGCCCTGACCGGCGCCTGGGTTGACAAGGAGAAGGGCCTGCTCGCCACCATCGTGCTGGAGATGGGCGGGTCCTCCGACCTGTGCTGCCTGCTGAAGCCGGGCACCCCGGTGATCCTGATGGGCCCGACGGGCGAGCCGACGGAGATCCCGGAGGGCGAGACGCTCTGCCTCGTGGGCGGCGGCCTGGGCAACGCCGTGCTGTTCTCCATCGGGCAGGCGGCGCGGGCCAAGGGCAACAGGGTGGTCTACTTCGCCGGCTACAAGAAGCTGATCGACCGCTACAAGGTGGAGCAGATCGAGGCGGCCGCCGACGAGGTGATCTGGTGCAGCGACGAAGCGCCGGGCTTCGCCCCGACCCGGCCGCAGGACCGCAGCTTCGTCGGCAACATCGTGCAGGCCATGGTGTCCTATGCCAGCGGGGCCCTGGGCGCGCCGGGCGTGCCGCTGGACCGGGTGGACCGCATCGTCGCCATCGGCTCCGACCGCATGATGGCGGCCGTCGCCATGGCCCGGCACGGGGCGCTGGCGCCCTACCTGAAGCCGGTCCACGCCGCCATCGGCTCCATCAACTCCCCCATGCAGTGCATGATGAAGGAGATCTGCGCCCAGTGCCTGCAGCTCCACAAGGACCCGGAGACGGGGGAGGAGACGGTGGTCTTCTCCTGCTTCAACCAGGACCAGAGCCTGGACCGGGTGGACTGGGGCGTGCTGCGCGAGCGGCTGGGCCAGAACGCCGTGCAGGAGAAGCTGACCGTCGCCTGGATCGACTGGTGCCTGGAGACGGGCCCCTGGGCACGGGCGGCGGCGGAGTAG
- the blaOXA gene encoding class D beta-lactamase, translated as MVEAADGTVIAREGPDCAVPASPASTFKVALALIGFDSGILEGPHAPAWPYREEYDAPLESWKRTIDPSAWLAESVIWYSQELTRRLGMARFQAYVDRLDYGNRDLSGNPGKHDGLTRAWLSSSLKITPVAQAALLRRLLAGTLPVSTAAQEKTRATMTPAGPVAGWAVRGKTGTGFQPGADGTPDRSRPFGWYVGWAEKDGRALVFVHLLKDGPGDDGSPAGPRARAALLERLERLLPAL; from the coding sequence GTGGTCGAAGCCGCGGATGGCACCGTCATCGCGCGCGAGGGGCCGGACTGCGCGGTGCCGGCCAGCCCGGCCTCGACCTTCAAGGTGGCGCTGGCCCTGATCGGCTTCGACAGCGGCATCTTGGAGGGACCGCACGCCCCGGCCTGGCCTTACCGGGAGGAATACGACGCCCCCCTGGAGAGCTGGAAGCGCACCATCGACCCGTCCGCCTGGCTGGCGGAGTCCGTCATCTGGTATTCGCAGGAACTGACCCGCCGGCTGGGGATGGCGCGGTTCCAGGCCTATGTTGACCGGCTGGACTATGGAAACCGTGACCTGAGCGGCAATCCGGGGAAGCATGACGGCCTGACCCGCGCCTGGCTCAGCTCGTCGCTGAAGATCACCCCCGTCGCGCAGGCCGCGCTGCTGCGTCGGCTGCTGGCCGGCACTCTGCCGGTGTCCACGGCGGCGCAGGAGAAGACCCGCGCCACGATGACGCCGGCAGGACCCGTCGCCGGCTGGGCCGTGCGGGGCAAGACCGGCACCGGCTTCCAGCCCGGCGCGGACGGCACGCCCGACCGCAGCCGCCCCTTCGGCTGGTATGTCGGCTGGGCGGAGAAGGACGGGCGCGCGCTGGTCTTCGTCCATCTGCTGAAGGACGGTCCCGGCGACGATGGCAGCCCCGCCGGCCCGCGCGCCCGGGCCGCCCTGCTGGAGCGGCTGGAGCGCCTGCTGCCGGCCCTTTGA
- a CDS encoding HAD family hydrolase yields MTGPTPLSPLPRPVRAVVFDMDGLLLDTERPVKAAAMRAAERLGRPMDDAFYAGLIGQPFATTKLRLAEHFRTPALMEAFTAEFRTALATVGGGLAEGGGIRQMPGAAELVGRLQEAGLPLAVCTSTARERALKHLALAGLADRFRAVVGGDCVTRGKPFPDPYLKAAGLLGVEPADCLALEDSHNGIRAAHAAGMMAVMVPDLLPCTEEIRPLCTHVAADLHAVGALLP; encoded by the coding sequence GTGACCGGCCCGACACCCCTGTCCCCCCTTCCCCGCCCCGTCCGCGCCGTCGTGTTCGACATGGACGGGCTGCTGCTGGATACCGAGCGGCCGGTGAAGGCCGCGGCCATGCGGGCGGCGGAGCGGCTGGGCCGGCCGATGGACGACGCCTTCTATGCCGGCCTGATCGGCCAGCCCTTCGCCACGACGAAGCTGCGGCTGGCCGAGCATTTCCGCACGCCGGCGCTGATGGAGGCCTTCACCGCCGAGTTCCGCACGGCCCTGGCCACGGTCGGCGGCGGGCTGGCGGAGGGCGGCGGCATCCGGCAGATGCCGGGGGCGGCGGAGCTGGTCGGGCGGTTGCAGGAAGCCGGGCTGCCGCTGGCCGTCTGCACCTCCACGGCGCGGGAGCGGGCGCTGAAGCATCTGGCCCTGGCCGGCCTCGCGGACCGCTTCCGGGCCGTGGTCGGCGGCGACTGCGTGACCCGCGGCAAGCCCTTCCCCGACCCCTACCTGAAGGCGGCCGGGCTCTTGGGCGTCGAGCCCGCGGACTGTCTGGCCCTGGAGGACAGCCACAACGGCATCCGCGCGGCACACGCCGCCGGGATGATGGCGGTGATGGTGCCGGACCTGCTGCCCTGCACCGAGGAGATCCGGCCGCTCTGCACCCATGTGGCGGCCGACCTGCACGCCGTCGGGGCGCTTCTCCCCTGA
- a CDS encoding alpha/beta fold hydrolase produces the protein MSTVQVPSREETLRAADGMILAVTRFEPPARVPPLAPVIVAGATAVPRGYYGRFARFLAGRGHPVTTFDYRGVGGSRPRTLRGFDARMQDWGRLDLEAVLARVAAEHPGTPPLLVGHSVGGQILPLAPSAGRLAAVLLVASQSGAARHWRGLDRLRLAAFWYAAVPLLTRLHGHLPGYAMGSAPLPAGIAREWARWGRHPDYILGYHPELRQRFRDLAMPLRLYSFPDDFYAPRAAAAELLSWYGGACREHRFVTPAQAGAAAIGHFGFFRDTFAPTLWAEAADWLEAQAVRSGAPPG, from the coding sequence ATGTCCACGGTACAGGTTCCGTCCAGGGAAGAAACGCTGCGCGCCGCCGACGGGATGATCCTCGCGGTCACCCGGTTCGAGCCTCCGGCGCGCGTGCCGCCGCTGGCCCCGGTGATCGTCGCCGGGGCCACGGCGGTGCCGCGCGGCTACTACGGCCGCTTCGCCCGCTTCCTGGCCGGGCGCGGACACCCCGTGACCACCTTTGACTACCGCGGCGTCGGCGGCTCGCGGCCCCGGACCCTGCGCGGCTTCGACGCCCGCATGCAGGACTGGGGGCGGCTGGACCTGGAGGCCGTGCTGGCGCGGGTGGCGGCGGAGCATCCGGGCACGCCGCCGCTGCTGGTCGGGCACAGCGTCGGCGGCCAGATCCTTCCGTTGGCGCCCTCGGCCGGTCGCCTCGCCGCGGTGCTGCTGGTCGCCTCCCAGTCCGGCGCGGCGCGGCACTGGCGGGGGCTGGACCGGCTGCGGCTGGCGGCCTTCTGGTACGCGGCGGTGCCGCTGCTGACGCGGCTGCACGGCCACCTGCCCGGCTATGCCATGGGCAGCGCGCCCCTGCCGGCGGGCATCGCCCGCGAATGGGCGCGCTGGGGCCGGCATCCCGACTACATCCTGGGCTACCATCCGGAGCTGCGGCAGCGCTTCCGCGACCTTGCCATGCCGCTGCGGCTCTACAGCTTTCCTGACGATTTCTACGCCCCGCGGGCGGCGGCGGCGGAGCTGCTCTCCTGGTACGGCGGTGCGTGCCGGGAGCACCGCTTCGTCACCCCGGCACAGGCGGGGGCGGCGGCCATCGGCCATTTCGGCTTCTTCCGCGACACCTTCGCCCCGACCCTCTGGGCCGAGGCCGCGGACTGGCTGGAGGCGCAGGCGGTCCGGTCCGGGGCGCCGCCCGGCTGA